ACAACCTTCTTTAGTTCCTGTTAGATTTAAGTTATCTCTAAGCACGTCTATTAATCGTGCATTTTCATTTATGCTCACATTATACAAAGTATCATTAATATTTAAATTAATGTTTTTCAACACTTCACCCTCTTAAATTTAATTTTATACACTCACTTATAGCACTTTCTACTACTCCTTTAACTGCATGAGATTTAAATTCAGCACTCTCTCTTCCTTGTAATTCCTTTTTAACGTTATTTTCTAACATATCTATTGCGATATTTATGTACTCATCTTTAACTTCTTTACCAATTAAGTAATCTTCTACATTATATGCTCTTCTAGCTATATTACTTAATGCACCTAAAGATATTCTAACTATTTCAAATTTATTATCTTTTATATCTAAAAAAACACCAGCAGATACTTTTGCGATTGCTAGTGATTTCCTAAAACCTAATTTTGAAAAAGTTACTATTTGGTCTTTTGTAGGTTTTTCAAATTCTATATAGGTTAATATTTCATTGTCTTTTATATCTACTTTATTTTTATCTAGTAATAAATTCTTTAAATGCACTTTCCTTTCATATGATTTTGTTTGTATGGTTACTACTGCATCTAATACTAATAGCGGTAATATAAGGTCTGCACTAGGTGAATTATTGCATATATTACCTCCAATAGTGCCTCTGCTTCTTATTTGTGGTGATCCTACTGACATAGCTGCTTTTTTTAACCCGTCTAAATTTCTATTAAGTGTTTCGTTATGTATTATTTGATTAAATGTTGTACATGCTCCTATCTTTATAATTCCTTTATCTTCTGATATTAGTTTCAATTCTTCTACATCTGATATATCAATTAAATTCTTTTTTTGTAATCTTTTATTCCTCATTTGAACAATTAAATCCGTTCCTCCCGCTATAATCATAGAGTCACTTTTAGTATCCAATAATTTTAATGTTTCTTCTAAAGTCTTAGCCTTATATACTTCTTCAATCATAAATTCCTCCACAACAAATTTAGTTTTTGTAAATACTTTAAGTTGATCATCTTTTGTCTAATTTAAATAACTTCAAATTTTAAAATATAATTCTAAAAATTTTATTAAAAACATATTATAAACGTTAAAATACCTTTCTTAAAACATATGAACCTTTTAAGCATTATAGTACTTTTTTATTTGAATTAATTACATTTTTGTAAAAGAATGTTACATTATTTAAAAACAAATAAGTTCGTTATTATACATACGTTCAACTCAAACTTCTTTTTTTTATAATCAAAAGTGTTATTTTATATTAATTTGTTGATTTTAAAACAATATTATTGAATATTTTCGAATAAATCTTCATATATATTATTTATATAAAATTCATATTATTAGTGTTTATATAATTTTATTAAAAAGTAACAAGAATTTTTTATTAAGAGGTGTTTTATGAGGATTATTAAAGGAAATATAATTTTCACCCCTACACATGACAAGTTTGAAATTATAGAAGATGGATATATAATTTTATCTGACAATATTATTTTAGATATATGCAAAAAATTGCCTGAAAAATATAAAGATTATGAATTAATTGACTACAAAGATAAACTTATAATCCCTGGGATGAATGATTTACACTGCCACGCTCCTCAATTTAGAAACCTTGGTATTGCTATGGACAAAGAGTTACTTCCTTGGCTTAATGATTATACATTCCCTGAGGAGTCTAAGTATATTGATGTAAACTATGGAGAAAAAATGTACTCTAGGTTTGTAAATGAAATTTATAAAAATGGTACTACTAGGGTAGCTGCATTTGCTACTATACACAAATCTTCTACCTTAAAACTAATAGAATTATTTAAACAATCTGGTATTGGCGCATATGTTGGTAAGGTTAATATGGATAGAAACTCTTGTGATACTTTATGTGAAAATACTTATGATTCTATAAATGATACTATTGATATTATAGGTCAAACATTTGATAAGTCAGAACTAGTTAATCCGATAATAACGCCTAGATTTGTTCCTACATGTAGCGAAACTTTACTTAAAGAGTTAGGAGCTATAGCAGTAAAACACAATATTCCTGTTCAGTCTCATTTATCAGAAAATATTGGTGAGATAAACTGGGTAAGAGAACTTCATCCAGATTCAAAGTTCTACGGCGATGTGTATAATAAATTCAATTTATTTGGTGATACGCCCACATTAATGGCACATTGTATACATTTAACAGATGATGAAATTAACCTTATGAAAAACAAAAATGTTTATGCGGTTCACTGCCCTACCTCTAATGCTAATTTAGCTAGTGGAATAATGCCAATAAGAAAACTACTAGATAACAATATAAAAATAGGATTTGGAAGCGATGTAAGTGGAGGTCATAGTTTTTCTATTTTTAAAACTATGGTTTATGCTATTGAATTTTCAAAGCTTACTTGGGCTCAAAATAAAGAATATGATTTCTTAAGTTTTAGCGAGGCATTTTATATAGCTACTAAAGGTGGAGGATCCTTCTTTGGAAATATTGGTAGTTTTGAAAAAGGTTATGATTTTGATGCACTAATTATTGATGATCATGATCTTAACTTTGATAATTATAATTTAATAGAGCGTTTAGAAAGGTTTGTCTATTTAGGAGATGATAGACAGATTTATCATAGATATGTTAAAGGTTCATTAATATAAAAACTTAATTTATTTTTATTTATAAAATTAATTAATATTTTTTCATAAAAAAGTTCTTGGATTATGTAAATAATCCAAGAACTTTTTTATTTATATTTGTTTAAATTTTTATATTTTTTTATCCACCATCTTTCTTTAGTATCATTTATATATAATTCTTTTTCTAAATGTCTCATATGATATGCATATATAGCAAATTCACCTAACTTATCAACTAACTTATTGTTTACATATGCACCTACAAATGCTCCAATACCAGGTGCTAACTGCAACAATTTAGCTAGATCTATATAATCTCTATATTCTTGTTGAAATGATCTCCAATTAAAATCATTTATATCCTCAGATAAAGTTTCTTTATATTCATCCCAATGCTCCATCTTTTCAAATATGTAGTTTACATGATTTTGACTTGAAAATGCTAATTGAAATATATTTAATATATATATCCTCTCTCTATAATCATTAACGTCAAATCCATATATACTAGCCAATTCATATAAAAGTTTTATTTTTATACTCAGTAGTAATGGTAAGTCTGCTAAACCTATTAATATACCACCTGCTCCTGTTCCTGCTCCTTCTAAAACTGCTGTTGTTTTATAATTTTTAATTTTTTCTTTAGCCAATATATCTCTTTCTTCTAAATCTAAATTTTGTATTGGTGGCTTAGTTGTATATTTTGATCCTAACAAAACAACTTTTGTCATATTTTTAATTGCAGTTGTTATTACTTCATGATATTTATCTGGTAAGATAGAGTTTAATTTGTTTTGAGTTCCTTTTGATGCTTTATTTATTATAGACGGTTTTTTCCTCATTTTATTCTGCCATTTAATTAATTCTTTCACTTGTATACTATTGTATTCTTTCATTTAATCACCTTTTATCTATTTAGTATATTTATTATATCCCATTTTGCGGTACTAATCACCTACAGTTATGCAATTTATTAGTATTATGAAATGAAAATAAGGTTAGAATAGCTTATTTATCTAACCTTATTCTTTATTTTTTATATTTTACTACTTACATACATAAGTATTTCCATCTACAGATTGAACCATCTGTAGATTTTGTGCATACCCAACTATATACAATGTATATATTCGTTCTACTTTATACTCAAATTTTCCTGTTGATATAACATCGCCCGTTATTCCATCTTTTACTGAAATATTGTATATTCCTGGTGGTATAAATACATATGGTGTTTCATCACGATATGCAACATTATTTAATGATGGAACATCATTAAGCAATAAATCTATAAATTCTATATCAGGACATAAATTTACAGTTCTTCCTACTGCATCTTGCTTAGAAGGCTGTTGCTCTATATCCTCAT
Above is a genomic segment from Romboutsia lituseburensis containing:
- the guaD gene encoding guanine deaminase, which codes for MRIIKGNIIFTPTHDKFEIIEDGYIILSDNIILDICKKLPEKYKDYELIDYKDKLIIPGMNDLHCHAPQFRNLGIAMDKELLPWLNDYTFPEESKYIDVNYGEKMYSRFVNEIYKNGTTRVAAFATIHKSSTLKLIELFKQSGIGAYVGKVNMDRNSCDTLCENTYDSINDTIDIIGQTFDKSELVNPIITPRFVPTCSETLLKELGAIAVKHNIPVQSHLSENIGEINWVRELHPDSKFYGDVYNKFNLFGDTPTLMAHCIHLTDDEINLMKNKNVYAVHCPTSNANLASGIMPIRKLLDNNIKIGFGSDVSGGHSFSIFKTMVYAIEFSKLTWAQNKEYDFLSFSEAFYIATKGGGSFFGNIGSFEKGYDFDALIIDDHDLNFDNYNLIERLERFVYLGDDRQIYHRYVKGSLI
- a CDS encoding DUF4397 domain-containing protein; this translates as MDCFKVKPTKTLVRVFNALPINMAVDIYGDGILIFSDLKYKDFTSYFYVPIGTHKVDIYEAGTKSNPIIRTSLRLPTDQIFTIAITGNQGKETLLVVDEDIEQQPSKQDAVGRTVNLCPDIEFIDLLLNDVPSLNNVAYRDETPYVFIPPGIYNISVKDGITGDVISTGKFEYKVERIYTLYIVGYAQNLQMVQSVDGNTYVCK
- a CDS encoding EcsC family protein, with amino-acid sequence MKEYNSIQVKELIKWQNKMRKKPSIINKASKGTQNKLNSILPDKYHEVITTAIKNMTKVVLLGSKYTTKPPIQNLDLEERDILAKEKIKNYKTTAVLEGAGTGAGGILIGLADLPLLLSIKIKLLYELASIYGFDVNDYRERIYILNIFQLAFSSQNHVNYIFEKMEHWDEYKETLSEDINDFNWRSFQQEYRDYIDLAKLLQLAPGIGAFVGAYVNNKLVDKLGEFAIYAYHMRHLEKELYINDTKERWWIKKYKNLNKYK
- a CDS encoding FAD binding domain-containing protein, translated to MIEEVYKAKTLEETLKLLDTKSDSMIIAGGTDLIVQMRNKRLQKKNLIDISDVEELKLISEDKGIIKIGACTTFNQIIHNETLNRNLDGLKKAAMSVGSPQIRSRGTIGGNICNNSPSADLILPLLVLDAVVTIQTKSYERKVHLKNLLLDKNKVDIKDNEILTYIEFEKPTKDQIVTFSKLGFRKSLAIAKVSAGVFLDIKDNKFEIVRISLGALSNIARRAYNVEDYLIGKEVKDEYINIAIDMLENNVKKELQGRESAEFKSHAVKGVVESAISECIKLNLRG